The following proteins are encoded in a genomic region of Corylus avellana chromosome ca4, CavTom2PMs-1.0:
- the LOC132178176 gene encoding uncharacterized protein LOC132178176 — protein MDSKCPTISCMIGVSKIERAVLDLGESVNLLPYSVYLQLGFGEFKRTSMTFQLANRSVKVPQGIIEDVLIKVDKFYFLVDFIVLDTELIQNIGIQIPMTLGRPFLATVNALINCRTAVMKISFENMTAEQNIFDISKQPLEYDKVRHVCLIEEIMKETVEESSIEDPLEAWLAQFGDDLDLDKLLEQAYAILENTPLVSSEKREAIVPELPKNELKPLPDTFKNKFFGPADSLLVIIASDLVGAQEEKLLAILREYKETISRTIEDIKWISQ, from the coding sequence ATGGACTCTAAGTGTCCTACcatttcttgcatgataggagtcaGCAAGATTGAGAGGGCTGTATTGGATCTTGGAGAGAGTGTGAATCTCTTGCCCTACTCAGTCTACTTGCAATTGGGGTTCGGAGAGTTTAAGCGCACATCGATGACATTCCAGTTGGCTAACAGGTCGGTAAAGGTTCCACAGGGAATAATTGAGGACGTGTTGAttaaggtggataagttttattttctcGTGGATTTCATTGTACTAGACACAGAGTTGATTCAGAATATTGGGATTCAAATACCGATGACTCTAGGGCGACCATTCTTGGCTACGGTTAACGCCTTGATAAATTGTAGGACAGcggtgatgaagatttccttcgAAAATATGACAGCGGAGcaaaatatatttgatattagTAAGCAACCACTGGAATATGATAAAGTGAGACatgtatgcttgatagaggagatcaTGAAGGAGACTGTTGAAGAATCAAGCATAGAGGACCCCTTAGAAGCATGGCTTGCTcagtttggagatgatttggatttggacaagttacttgagcaggCATATGCGATTTTGGAGAATACTCCTTTGGTGAGCAGTGAGAAAAGGGAGGCAATAGTACCTGAGCTTCCCAAGAATGAACTTAAGCCTTTACCGGACACTTTTAAGAATAAGTTCTTCGGTCCAGCAGACTCTTTGCTTGTGATTATAGCTTCAGATTTGGTTGGTGCTCAAGAGGAAAAATTATTGGCTATTTTGAGAGAGTACAAGGAAACTATCAGCAGGACCATTGAAGACATTAAATGGATTAGCCAATAG